From Anaerococcus urinomassiliensis:
ATGACATGAACGTAGTCAGCATCTATACTTTCTAAAAGTTCTCTGTGGTGGGTGATGATGATAACTGCATTGTCTTCGCTTAGGAAGTCTTTTATACCTGCTGATACAATTCTTACAGCATCCACATCAAGACCAGAGTCTGTTTCATCAAGCATAGCTAGTTTTGGATTTAACATTTTTAGTTGGAGGATCTCGCTTTTCTTGCGTTCACCACCAGAAAAACCAACATTTACATATCTACTTGCATAGTCTTCAGAAAGATTTAAGTTTTCCATTTCCTTGGCAAGTTTTTTGCTAAATGATAACATTTGCGGTTTCGTACCTGTGATTTGTTCTTCAGATATTCTCAAGAAATCATTTAGTTTTACCCCAGGAATCTCATCTGGGTGTTGGAAAGACATAAAGATACCGCGGCGAGCACGTTTGTCTACAGATTCTTCTGTGATATCTTCGCCTTCAAAATAAATCTTACCTTCTGTCACCTCGTAAACAGGATTTGCCATAATTGTATTCATAAGTGTTGACTTACCAGAACCATTTTGGCCCATTACAACATGAACTTCTCCTGCATTTACTCTTAGATCTATACCTTTTAAAATCTCTGTATCCTCAACTGATACATGAAGATTTTCTACTTTTAATAATTCAGACATATTTACCTCTTTTATTTCTAAAATAAATTCGTATAAAGTATACTACTTTACTAGGAATTATCAAACATTGTTCTTTACTCATTTTACCTCTTTTTTTCCAATAAAAAAACGAGCTTTTGCCCGTTAATTATTTCAAATTTTAATTATTTTGATTTATTTTATTATCTATAACATCAACTAAAGCTTTTACGGCATCTTCTTCATCATCACCACTTGCTTTAATGGTGAGCTCGTCGCCGTTAGAAGCACTCATGCTAAGAACTGACATGATAGACTTTGCATTGTAACTTCTACCATTCTTCTCTACAGTAATATCGCACGGAAATTTTACAGCAGCTCTGATGAAAATCGATGCAGGTCTGGCATGCAAGCCAATCTCATTAGTTAGTGTGACTTTTTGCTCGTACATAGCAGCTCCTTTCCTGATCTTCTTATAGAACTATAGTACAATATTTTTTTATAAAATGCAAACATTTTCCACGTTACCACTATAAAGAAAAAACTCACCATATTTCAGGCGAGTCTATAAGTTATATTCTTTTTAGTAATTCAACTAAGAATTTGTAGTTGTTTTCAACTGATTTGATGTGGACTTTTTCTGCTGGAGAGTGAGCTCCGTGGATTTCTGGTCCAAATGAAATCATTTCTACATCTTTTAGTGTTCCCTTTAGCAAACCACATTCTAGTCCGCCGTGGGTTGTGGCAATTATCATATCATCACCGTGTAGGTCTTTCCAAATATCATTTGAAAGATCTATTAGTGGAGTATCTTCTCTTTGCCAACCTGGATATTCGCTCTTAATTTCAGCAGATCCACCATAATTTTCTACTATCTTCATAACTTGGTCTGCTATAGAATGTTTGGCAGAATCAAATTGAGATCTTACCATGCAAGAAAGTCTTATTTCCTTGTCATCTTCTTCTAGGATTCCAATGTTTGATGAAGTTATAGTTTCACCCTCATGTCTCTTTACTAGACCATTTGGTAGGGTAAATAGGCAGTCGATAAATCTTTTTGATAAATCTTTGGTGAGAACTTCCCCATCAAAACTTGCTTCTTCCACTGCGATTGTACCCTTTGGATCTGTATCTTTAGATTCGTTTAGGATGTCATCTTTTCTTTGATTTATAATATCAATCGCTTCTGTCTTATCAGCAACAGAAACTATTGCATAGGCATTTGAAGCTATAGCATTTCTCTTTACTCCACCAGCAAGCTCAGCAATTTGAAGTCCATCTATGTCAAGAAGTAGACGAGATAAGGCTTTGATTGCATTTAGGCGGGCCTTGTGGATTTCCATACCTGAATGGCCACCTTCAAATCCTTGTAGGCTTACTTTTATGAAATCACCATTAGCTTTTTCGTATTCTTTGTCAAAGGAAATTGGCAGGTCAAGACCACCAGCACAGCCAATTGTGATATATCCCTCTTCTTCGGAGTCAATGTTTAAAAGATATTTGGCCTTAATATCTGATGTGTCGAGAGCTTGAGCACCAAGCATAGAAGTTTCTTCTTCTGTTGTGATGATCGCTTCAAGACCTGGATGATCGAGATTTTCATCATCTAGGATAGCTAGGATATAGGCAACTCCCATACCATCGTCAGCTCCTAGAGTTGTACCATCAGCTCTTACCCAATCACCATCAATTAATAATTTGATAGGGTCTGTGTCAAAATTGTGCTTAGAATCATCATCTTTTACACAAACCATATCCATGTGAGCTTGAAGGGCCACAATTGGCTTATCTTCAAAACCTTTTGATGCTTCTTTTCTAATAACTACATTATTTGCCTCATCTTGGCGCACATCTAAATTTCTTTCCTTGGCAAAATTTACCAAATAATTTGAAATAGCTTCTTCATCACCTGAACATCTAGGAATCTCACTTATTTCACTGAAAAATTTCCATACTTCTTTAGGGTTTAATTCTTTAATTTCCATTTACTTCTCCTTTTTTTACTTGGTCCTAGATAACTAATACCCAATTTTATTCCTTAGTTTATTAATTGTTAAGAAAAGTTTGATTGACCTTAGGCCAAAAGCATTTGTCCTGTTGTCAATAATGGCCCTGTTTTTCTCATAAATATCTCTAATTTCTTTCTTGTCATAGCCGAGGTCAAGACCTATAAGCAATTTACTTACAATATTTGCCACAAGTTTGTGATTTACAGCAGCCTTTTCTCTTGGACTTAAATTTAGCTTTTGATCATTTATTAGCCTATTAGAAAAATCTATGTCGGATTTAATTTTATCCAAAGAAAAGCTCGACAAGGTCGGTCTAGTCGAATCAATCCTATAGTAGGTCAAATATTCTGGGACTATTTCAATTTTTCTTGAATATTTTATGACACGTGTCATAAACTCTATATCTTCACCATAGGAAGAAGATTCATCAAAACGGATATTATTATCAAAAATCACTTCTCTTTTTATTAGAAAACTGCTAATATGAAGTTTATTTTTGCTGATTAGGTAATTTACCAGAAAATCTTTTTTGCTAAAGGCACTTTTCATAGGCCTAGTTTCTTGTCCAATCAACTTATAATATCCACATGTGCAAGTATCAGCATTTGTAGATTTAATTCGCCCATACATTTTTTGCAAAAAATCTTTATGATAAAGATCATCCGCATCCAAAAAACATATATAAGGGCTGGTAGATTTTTCTATAGCAAAATTTCTAGAGGAAGACACTCCAGCATTTTCTTTTTTATAATATGAAATGTTGTCATATTTTCTCATTAACGTAGAAATTACCAATTCCGTCCCGTCAATAGAGCCATCATCAACAATTATAATATTAATATCGGCAAAATTATTATCTTCTATCGATTTTATAGTTTGACCTATAAAATCCTCCCCATTGTAAACAGGAATTACAATATCTATCTTGGCCATAGCCTTACCCCTTATGAATTTTATATTTATTATTTTATATTCAAGATAAGTTTTGTCAATTTAAGATTAATTGATTTTATTTCTAACTAATATTCAAATAAATAAAAATCTTTTTACAATTATTAAATATATGATATAATATGTTTTAACATAAGCAATACAGGGGTTAATAATGAGAAAACGAGGAAAAAAGAAACTTAGTTTTTTTAGAACTTTAATTATCTTAGTTTTTATAGTTGTAATTTATAATTTTCTAAGAACTAGATACAATGAAACTAAATACTACGTCGATTCTCCCTTAGATTCCATTGGCAATATTTTTAGCCAAGTTTTTACAAGCGGTGATTACAAGACTGATAACAAGAGAACTTTAAAAAGAAATTTACAAAAAGAAGCTGATGGAGGAAATTACAAAGCGAGATGGATAGTAGATAATTTTGATTACTTGAATGATAGCTTGATATATCTAGCAGGCAATGATTCTGATGCCATTGACTTTGTCTATAATTATTCAAATGAGATTACAGATTTTGAGTATTATCCAGGAGAATCTGTAGATCTTGAAAGAAGTACCCCATATTTTCTCCAATGGGACAACAGGTGGGCCTATGACTACCTAGGAGATTCCGTAATTGGTCTTGCTGGCTGTGGCCCAACATCTATGGCCATGGTTCTAGCAAGATTAGAGGGAGATACTTCCATAGATCCAGCAAAAATCGCCATTGATGCCCAAAATTATATGACTGACGAAGGTATAGGATGGAAGTTTTTTAATGACGAAGCAAATATGTATGGATACACTACTTATGATATTGCCAATGATGAAAGTTCGATGATAGAGGCCTTGGAAAATGGTCCACTTATAGTTTCTGTAAACAAGGGAATATTTACTCTCTTTGGCCATATTCTTGTGATTGATTCCTATCAGGACGGCAAATTTGTCATAAACGATCCCAATAGTATGAAAAAAAGTGAAAAATCTTGGTCTTACGATGAAATCAAAGATCAAATAGCCCATATTTGGCTGGTTAATTGATTTTTTAAACAAAACACTAGAAAGCTACAGTCAGCTCTTTCTAGTGTTTTTATAATTCCTTTTAATTAAATTTTTTTCTTCAACAATCCTATCAATATTCTCCATATAATCCCTCAAGTTTCTGGGATTTCTGTATTTTTTTCCATCCATTAGCTTGGAATTGGCATTCATGCCAAGTCCTATAATATTCTCTAGCTCTTCATTAATTGCTATATTGTAGTGTTGGGCTGTATTATTTTTTTGGTATCCCACGTTTTCAAGATTAGAGATGATATTTTTTTGGCGGTATAGATAGTAGGGCTTGTAAGAATTATTTTCTGTGAATTTTTTTATGGCATCACTTATGATCAGAGCATCTTTAATAGATCCCATTTTATTATTTTCCCTGTATTTGCTGCCAACCTTGCTGGCTAGAGCATGGAAGGTAATATTATCTGGCTGGAGCTTTTCTAGGATTTCAAAATTTTTGGCAAAAGTTTCTGCATTCTCACCTACAAGACCAATAATAAAGTCCATATTTATTACAAAGCCTAATTCCCTAGCTACTTTATATATCTTAAGAAAGTGATTAAAGTCATAGGCCCTGCAAACTGATTTTATGACTCTTTCATTAAAGGTTTGTGGATTTAATGATATACCTGTTACACCATAATTGCTAAGTAATTTAAGTTTTTTATCATCAAGGGTATCTTCCCTGCCAGCTTCAAAAATATATTCAAAAGAGAAAAAATGTTCATTTATCTTATCTAAAAGTCTTTCAAGATCATAGTGGGACAAATCTGAGGGAGTCCCTCCCCCTACATAAATTGAAACCAAGTCACCTGTCTTATCAATATTATCAATTTCATAGCAAAGAGCATCTATATAGGCAGACCTATCATGATTCGGCCCAATTAGGGTTGGATAGGAGCAGTATGAACACCTGGATGGGCAAAATGGAATATTTATATAAAGATTATAGTTATTTTCGTCAAAAGATAATTTATCTTGCTCATTTTTTACATCTATAAGCAGATCCAGCTTCTCATCTGATATGAAGTATTTTTCTTTTAATTCATCTGCCTTATATTTTTGTAAGAGTTTAGAAGGCTTAGATCCTGTTAGCATCCCCCATGGCGACTCATATCCTCTTTCTTTTACTAGCATGTTATACAAGGTAGATTTGAGCTGGTAGTTATCTTCGTAATGATAAGACCTATCCTTAAAAACAATCTCGTCATCGAAAATATCGATATCTCCTTCTTCTACGAATTCTATATCACTATGGTCATAGAAAATATTTAGGATATCATATACAATTTTTCTCTTATTTTTATCAAGCAAGTTAATTTTCATGGAAATATTGTACCACTTATCGGCAAAAACCTACCAGTTGTCCTTAAATCATTGACGGATTTTTTATCTATTATAAAATAAAAGCAAGGAGATAGTAGATGAGAGTTGAGATAGTAGTTGATGAAAATTTAAAAGAAAAGGAAGTTATAATCAAAACTCCAAAAATAGACCAGGAAAGCCTTGATATCAAAGAAAAAATCTCGGCTAATGAAATAGAGGTCCTATCGGGCATCTATGACGATAAGCTTGAAATCATAGACCTTGATGACATCATAAGAATCTATGCCAATGACAAGAAAGTATTCACAGTAACTGAAAAAAAGACTTACCTTATGAAGCTTCCCCTTTATAAAATCGAAGACTACTTAAGTGGGAAAAATTTTGTAAGAATATCAAATTCTGAGATTATAAATTTGGATAAGACCAAAAATTTTGATTTTAAGTACCTTGGTACCATAAGCTGTGAAATGGACAATGGGGATATCTGCTTTGTATCTCGCAGGGCTATGAAAAAAGTAAGAGAAATACTTGGAGTCTAGGAGGATATATGTACGATTACGAAAAAGCTCTAGAAGATAAGAAATTTAAATTAAAAGACTATATACTTTTCCCATTTGCTGGACTTGGATTTATATTTTTCCTATCAATTATCTTTCATGATAAAGCTAGCCAAGAATATTCATTCATAACATCAGCTTTTATGGCAGGCAAAAGTCTAAAAGAAGCATATCTACTGCAAGCAAGCATAATATTAGGAACTTTCTTAATTGTTGGTTTATTATATACACATGTAATACTAAGGCTAGAAAAAAACGAAAAAATCCCCCTTGCCCTGGTAGATTTAATATTTCTTATATGCTGTGTTCTTCCTATCCACATAATGGTCTATGCCTTAGGAATAGAGCAAATACTAAGTTCTGACACAAAAAGGAAAGCTATAACGATAATACTAACAATGGTAATTTTAAGAATTAGAGAAATATATAGGCAAGTAAAGATAAACAAAAAAGTTAATCAAAGGCTCAAAAAGGGACCGTTGCAAAATAGATAAATCGTTCCTATATCATTCGAGCACTCTCCCAGAAAGTTTGGCCTCCCTAAGCCGGCGGGCTAATCCTCAAACTTTCTGGGAGTGCACTCCAATGATGGAACGTTAGATATCTATCAATTTGCAACAGCCTCTTCTTATTTTTTCAAAAATTCATAGGCCCAAGCCTTGTCAATCTTTTCTGCCTTGGACTCATCAAATAGGCCTTTGTATTGGTCAACTATTCTGTCATATACAGGTCTTACAAAGCCTAGGGTGTACTCCTGGCCACTTGTAGTCCTTAGCAAAAATGTATCTTGATCTATTAGCCTAAATGACTCTAGATCATCGTGGTTAAATTCTAATTCATCGCTTTCCAATAGCATATATTTTAGAATTTCTACTGCCTTATCAGACAAGTAATTTTCAAAAATTACGATTTTCTCGCGAACTTCTTCTATGTCGGTTGTCATCCTTGTTAAGTATTTTTCCTGCTCATCCTTGTGAAACTTATCAAGCATAGCAAGACTTGATACAAAGGCAAGTCTGTTTTTTACATCGGTAAATTTAGGATCATTTACTATCATAAACTTAGTATCTTCGTCTGTGTAAACAA
This genomic window contains:
- a CDS encoding LytTR family DNA-binding domain-containing protein codes for the protein MRVEIVVDENLKEKEVIIKTPKIDQESLDIKEKISANEIEVLSGIYDDKLEIIDLDDIIRIYANDKKVFTVTEKKTYLMKLPLYKIEDYLSGKNFVRISNSEIINLDKTKNFDFKYLGTISCEMDNGDICFVSRRAMKKVREILGV
- a CDS encoding CpXC domain-containing protein; its protein translation is MQTREKTFGITCPSCGYSFEKDLNTAAFATTDDRKAILTNEFGKITCPNCRHEFILNYRFVYTDEDTKFMIVNDPKFTDVKNRLAFVSSLAMLDKFHKDEQEKYLTRMTTDIEEVREKIVIFENYLSDKAVEILKYMLLESDELEFNHDDLESFRLIDQDTFLLRTTSGQEYTLGFVRPVYDRIVDQYKGLFDESKAEKIDKAWAYEFLKK
- the hemZ gene encoding coproporphyrinogen dehydrogenase HemZ, with the translated sequence MKINLLDKNKRKIVYDILNIFYDHSDIEFVEEGDIDIFDDEIVFKDRSYHYEDNYQLKSTLYNMLVKERGYESPWGMLTGSKPSKLLQKYKADELKEKYFISDEKLDLLIDVKNEQDKLSFDENNYNLYINIPFCPSRCSYCSYPTLIGPNHDRSAYIDALCYEIDNIDKTGDLVSIYVGGGTPSDLSHYDLERLLDKINEHFFSFEYIFEAGREDTLDDKKLKLLSNYGVTGISLNPQTFNERVIKSVCRAYDFNHFLKIYKVARELGFVINMDFIIGLVGENAETFAKNFEILEKLQPDNITFHALASKVGSKYRENNKMGSIKDALIISDAIKKFTENNSYKPYYLYRQKNIISNLENVGYQKNNTAQHYNIAINEELENIIGLGMNANSKLMDGKKYRNPRNLRDYMENIDRIVEEKNLIKRNYKNTRKS
- a CDS encoding C39 family peptidase — protein: MRKRGKKKLSFFRTLIILVFIVVIYNFLRTRYNETKYYVDSPLDSIGNIFSQVFTSGDYKTDNKRTLKRNLQKEADGGNYKARWIVDNFDYLNDSLIYLAGNDSDAIDFVYNYSNEITDFEYYPGESVDLERSTPYFLQWDNRWAYDYLGDSVIGLAGCGPTSMAMVLARLEGDTSIDPAKIAIDAQNYMTDEGIGWKFFNDEANMYGYTTYDIANDESSMIEALENGPLIVSVNKGIFTLFGHILVIDSYQDGKFVINDPNSMKKSEKSWSYDEIKDQIAHIWLVN
- a CDS encoding glycosyltransferase family 2 protein; translated protein: MAKIDIVIPVYNGEDFIGQTIKSIEDNNFADINIIIVDDGSIDGTELVISTLMRKYDNISYYKKENAGVSSSRNFAIEKSTSPYICFLDADDLYHKDFLQKMYGRIKSTNADTCTCGYYKLIGQETRPMKSAFSKKDFLVNYLISKNKLHISSFLIKREVIFDNNIRFDESSSYGEDIEFMTRVIKYSRKIEIVPEYLTYYRIDSTRPTLSSFSLDKIKSDIDFSNRLINDQKLNLSPREKAAVNHKLVANIVSKLLIGLDLGYDKKEIRDIYEKNRAIIDNRTNAFGLRSIKLFLTINKLRNKIGY
- a CDS encoding HPr family phosphocarrier protein, whose protein sequence is MYEQKVTLTNEIGLHARPASIFIRAAVKFPCDITVEKNGRSYNAKSIMSVLSMSASNGDELTIKASGDDEEDAVKALVDVIDNKINQNN
- a CDS encoding aminoacyl-histidine dipeptidase → MEIKELNPKEVWKFFSEISEIPRCSGDEEAISNYLVNFAKERNLDVRQDEANNVVIRKEASKGFEDKPIVALQAHMDMVCVKDDDSKHNFDTDPIKLLIDGDWVRADGTTLGADDGMGVAYILAILDDENLDHPGLEAIITTEEETSMLGAQALDTSDIKAKYLLNIDSEEEGYITIGCAGGLDLPISFDKEYEKANGDFIKVSLQGFEGGHSGMEIHKARLNAIKALSRLLLDIDGLQIAELAGGVKRNAIASNAYAIVSVADKTEAIDIINQRKDDILNESKDTDPKGTIAVEEASFDGEVLTKDLSKRFIDCLFTLPNGLVKRHEGETITSSNIGILEEDDKEIRLSCMVRSQFDSAKHSIADQVMKIVENYGGSAEIKSEYPGWQREDTPLIDLSNDIWKDLHGDDMIIATTHGGLECGLLKGTLKDVEMISFGPEIHGAHSPAEKVHIKSVENNYKFLVELLKRI
- the sufC gene encoding Fe-S cluster assembly ATPase SufC, coding for MSELLKVENLHVSVEDTEILKGIDLRVNAGEVHVVMGQNGSGKSTLMNTIMANPVYEVTEGKIYFEGEDITEESVDKRARRGIFMSFQHPDEIPGVKLNDFLRISEEQITGTKPQMLSFSKKLAKEMENLNLSEDYASRYVNVGFSGGERKKSEILQLKMLNPKLAMLDETDSGLDVDAVRIVSAGIKDFLSEDNAVIIITHHRELLESIDADYVHVIKDGKIAHEGDASLMDEIEKRGYEWV